The sequence gcacgcatgcacgcacgcatgcacgtagGAAGATGAAAATTTGAGTTTCCATGTttttctatatccggccacatGTAAGtgctttcttgtttttaatgctttatttgatgttagatggactaatattattccgttaaggtgattttttgcCAGGTAAGATGTCTTTAAGATGATTTTaaaaggtggaattttaggcAGCGTACATCAATTTTGAGGGGATCCTACATAAGTACTATATACCATACCCAAATGCACTTACCTGcttaataaggtcactgtgtaacaAGGTCATCTGTCTAAACCAGCCAACTTGATAATCCCCTAATGTGTTATTTGTAACTAAAACTGCTATGTAACTATGTACTTGCATGATAAGGTCAGGCTTTAGTGATTAGAGCTGAAATGACTGACACATAACTTCCTTGTTTATATCTGTAGTGGTTGACTGGCTGAGTGAGTTCATGAAGGGACAATATTACAACATGAAACTTAAGAAACGTAAAGAAGAAAATGACCCCTGGCCACCTGTTAAAACCAAAGGCTACATAACATTAGCACTAATGTATCAGAAAGATTTACAAACAAGAACAGAAACAACAGAAACAATTTTCTTACGTACAAAAGGAGATATTTCTGACATACCTAAAAAACTGAACTCTCAAAAGTTAACAGAGATCACACAAATATTCAGCTCTCAATCTGGCAGTATCCCTAACAGTATCCTCATTGAGGGTCATCCTGGAATAGGAAAGACAACTCTTGTTAAAGAGATTTGTGTTGAATGGGCTGAGGGTAAGCTTCTCACCTCTGACAAACTGGTACTCCTCTTTTTGTTAAGAGATCCTAATATACAGAGAATTACTAATGTACAACAACTGATAGAACACTTCACACAGTCAACCAGTAAGGTAACACAACTACACAGTTATTTAGAAGACAATCATGGAGCTGATGTCATCTTGATCATTGATGGCTTTGATGAACTGAGTAATGAATTACGTCGTGAATCATTTTTAGTCAAACTGGTTCATAAAAAAGTTGTACCCAAAGCTAGGATAGTGGTAACATCACGACCCACTGCTTCTGTTTGCCTTCATGATGTTGTAGATAGAAGAATTGAAATTCTTGGATTTGACCAGACCAGCAGAATGGAATATGCCAAGGAAGCCTTACAGGATTCTCCCTCAAAGCTGGAGAAGTTACAGAAACATTTTCAACAATATCCAAATATTGACGCCATTTGTTATATTCCTTTAATTATGTCCATCATTGTATTCCTTTGTATGTGTCAACCAGAGGACTTGCCATCAACTACTTCTACAATGTATCACAGTTTTGTCTTACACACAATTTGTCACTACCTGAAGAGGACAGGGAAGATTGCTGAAGATGAACACATCAACAAAATGGAACACTTACCACAGCCAGTCCAACAAGTACTAAAACAACTACAGAAAGTTGCATTTGATGGTCTTGTAGAGGACAAAATAGTATTCACAATGGATGACTTACCTGACATGTGCAGGGATGATCCCACTTGTTATGGACTATTACAATCTGTTGAATGTTATTGTTTAGATGAAATTGGTACACCAACCAAATCCTTCAACTTCCTACACTTGGGAATACAAGAATATTTTGCTGCCAAATATGTAGCAACCTTACCAGAGGATGAGGTGTACATATTAATGAAGGAGTCATTTCTTGTTACTGAGCATGGTAAACCTGATCCTGATAGTAAGAGTGTCCGCCTCTCCAACATGTGGATCATGTATTGTGGTACAACCAGTGGACAGTGTAATTCTTTAAGACACTACCTGTCAACCTTTAAACAGCATAATATGATCAGAAATATTTCACTTCTACAGACTGGACCATCTGATGATAATCAACAAGGATCAACTTCTGCTGATCAGGAAATATCTAACACTCTACCTATCTCACAAGACATCTTGGAGTACCCAGTAATGGTACTTTACTTGTTCCAGTGTTTCCAAGAGGCTCAGGATGACAAGTTATGTGACCTCTTGTCAAAATCATTTGGTAGTGGTGAGATTGATCTCAGTGACTACAGTCTCCTCCCACACCAGCTGGTGTCCCTGGGATTCTTCCTATCAAGATCACTCAGGAAATGGAATGAACTGAACTTGGACGAGTGTTACATTGGAGATCACGGAATTAGCCTACTACACCGCTACATTTGTggagataaaacaaacaaacaagaaatAACAACAGTTGATCTGACCTTACTGGAGCATCATCACCTCTCAttggtgacatcatcacttaccTTAAGCCACATACTCTGTTGTTAGGTGACAACAATATTACTAATGTGAGGGACATCTCCACTGCAGTAATAAACACTAACACAGTCAAAGTGTTGCACATGAGGGATAATGACCTCACATCACAAGAAGCATCAGCAATATCTGATATGATGACCTGTTTGGAGGAGTTGGACATCAATCTCAATGAATTTGGTGATGATGGAGCAATGATAATATCACAAGGAATAACAAAAACCAACACACTGAGAGTATTGAACATCTGTGGCAACAATATCACATCCACAGGAGCTACAGCAATTGCAAA comes from Dysidea avara chromosome 4, odDysAvar1.4, whole genome shotgun sequence and encodes:
- the LOC136252620 gene encoding protein NLRC5-like gives rise to the protein MKMNWTSLKQLNNVASNIKQLLGPVNHSSSTDDSTDEPVATERGRKKTKSKKGKKNTPVRTQSVVDWLSEFMKGQYYNMKLKKRKEENDPWPPVKTKGYITLALMYQKDLQTRTETTETIFLRTKGDISDIPKKLNSQKLTEITQIFSSQSGSIPNSILIEGHPGIGKTTLVKEICVEWAEGKLLTSDKLVLLFLLRDPNIQRITNVQQLIEHFTQSTSKVTQLHSYLEDNHGADVILIIDGFDELSNELRRESFLVKLVHKKVVPKARIVVTSRPTASVCLHDVVDRRIEILGFDQTSRMEYAKEALQDSPSKLEKLQKHFQQYPNIDAICYIPLIMSIIVFLCMCQPEDLPSTTSTMYHSFVLHTICHYLKRTGKIAEDEHINKMEHLPQPVQQVLKQLQKVAFDGLVEDKIVFTMDDLPDMCRDDPTCYGLLQSVECYCLDEIGTPTKSFNFLHLGIQEYFAAKYVATLPEDEVYILMKESFLVTEHGKPDPDSKSVRLSNMWIMYCGTTSGQCNSLRHYLSTFKQHNMIRNISLLQTGPSDDNQQGSTSADQEISNTLPISQDILEYPVMVLYLFQCFQEAQDDKLCDLLSKSFGSGEIDLSDYSLLPHQLVSLGFFLSRSLRKWNELNLDECYIGDHGISLLHRYICGDKTNKQEITTVDLTLLEHHHLSLVTSSLTLSHILCC